GGTGACCACGATGCCGGGATAGGTCATGGCCCCCTTGACCTTCTTCTTCAACTTGGAGATCTTTTCAATGTACGCCGCCAGACGGTTTAGAATCACATCCAGAATTCCTCCCATTTCGCCGGCGGTTACCAGGTTGACAAAGAGAACGTCAAAGACCTTGGGATGCTTTTTGAGGGCATCGGAAAGGGTGGAACCCTCCTCCACATCCTTTTTGATCGACCGAAGGATGCGGCGGAACGTAGGATTGTCCTGTTGATCCTGCAGGATTTCAAGACATTGCACCAGGGGAAGGCCGGCATCGATCATGGTGGCGAACTGCCTCACGAAAATGACGATTTCCCTTTCCTTCACCTTTGGCTGCAGGGCGGGAATGTAGTCGGAAATATCCTTGGGCTTCTCCTTGAAGCTTTTGACGGTAATGCCCCTGCGGAGCAGAAGCTGACGCGCAACGGCGGCATTATCCGCTTCTATCTCCCCCTTCTCCTTTTTCCCCTTCCGATCGATTCCCTTCCAAATATAAGTGGGCATTTACTACTCCTTGCTTTGATGGTCGATCAATGAGAGTTCAACTCCTGTTCGCCCGCTCCGCCTAATCCTTGGCCGAACAGCGGAAAACCTCTTCCAGGGAGGTCACCCCCTGCATCAATTTGTTGATGCCGCTCTTTCTGAGAGTCAACATACCGAGTTTGACGGCTTCCCGTTTGATTTCCGACCCGGGTGCCCCGCGAAGCACCAATTCCCGGATGGGTTCGTGCATGGTCATGACTTCATAGAGCGCTACGCGTCCTCGATACCCCGTGTGGTTGCAGACGGGGCATCCTTTTCCCCGGAGACACCGGAAAGTTCCCAGCTTGTCTTCCGGAACACCCAGTTCCAGCAGGGACTCAACCGGCACATCCTCTTCCACGGCGCATTCCGAACAAACGCGCCGGACCAATCTTTGAGCGAGAACGAGGTTCATTGCGGAAGCCACCAGAAACGCTTCCGCTCCCATGTTGAGAAGCCGGTTGATGGTGCTCGGAGCATCGTTGGTATGGAGGGTGCTCAAGACAAGGTGGCCGGTCAGGGCGGCTTTCATGGCGATTTCCGCCGTTTCATAATCCCTGATTTCCCCCACCATGATGATATCGGGGTCCTGCCGCAGGAAGGATCTGAGGGCGGCGGCAAAGGAGAGTCCGATAGAATCGTGAATTTGAACCTGGTTGATGCCATAGAGGTTGTATTCGATGGGATCTTCAGCCGTGGAGATATTGCTGGTCACCTTATTCAATTCGGAAAGGGCGCTGTAGAGGGTCGTCGTCTTGCCGCTTCCCGTCGGGCCCGTCACCAGCACCATACCGTAAGGGAGGTAGATGGCATCCAGAAATTCCTTGTATTGCTGATCTTCGAAACCCAGCTTGGTCATATCCAGTTGAAGCCCCGATTTGTCGAGAAGTCTCAGCACCACTTTCTCACCAAATAAGGTGGGGACGACGGAAACGCGAAAGTCCATCTCCCGATTCCTGGCCTTGAGCTTGATACGACCGTCCTGGGGCAGGCGCCTTTCGGCAATATCCAGGCGGCTCATCACCTTGATGCGGGAGATGATCGCATTCTTGAATTGGTAGGGAGGTTTCATGATCTCATAGAGTACTCCGTCAATGCGAAACCGGACTCTCATGGCCTTTTCATAGGGTTCGATATGAATATCGCTCGCCTGTTTGCGGATCGCATCCATGAGAATGAAATTCACCAACTTTACGACCGGAGCCTGTTCCGCTGCACTCTCCAGAAAAGTCAGATCCAATTCATCGGAGGATTCTACAAGGGATACATCCGTTTCTTCCTTGAGCAACCCCAGCACATCGTCCATCTTTTCCTCATCTGCCGAGGATTGCTGGTGGATTATCTTTTTG
This region of Desulforhabdus amnigena genomic DNA includes:
- the pilB gene encoding type IV-A pilus assembly ATPase PilB, with amino-acid sequence MTKKLGELLVAAGLISREQLRKALDDQQQSGERIGTILVKLGAISEEILAEFIAKQFRVPEVNLARLSIPKDVIELIPNDIALKYQVVPFGLMGGTLNVAMADPGNLFIIDDLRFLTRRNIAVHVSSESVIKKIIHQQSSADEEKMDDVLGLLKEETDVSLVESSDELDLTFLESAAEQAPVVKLVNFILMDAIRKQASDIHIEPYEKAMRVRFRIDGVLYEIMKPPYQFKNAIISRIKVMSRLDIAERRLPQDGRIKLKARNREMDFRVSVVPTLFGEKVVLRLLDKSGLQLDMTKLGFEDQQYKEFLDAIYLPYGMVLVTGPTGSGKTTTLYSALSELNKVTSNISTAEDPIEYNLYGINQVQIHDSIGLSFAAALRSFLRQDPDIIMVGEIRDYETAEIAMKAALTGHLVLSTLHTNDAPSTINRLLNMGAEAFLVASAMNLVLAQRLVRRVCSECAVEEDVPVESLLELGVPEDKLGTFRCLRGKGCPVCNHTGYRGRVALYEVMTMHEPIRELVLRGAPGSEIKREAVKLGMLTLRKSGINKLMQGVTSLEEVFRCSAKD